CGTCAGGTCGTCGCGGTCGGCGCACGGGTGCCGGGTGTCGGGCACGGCGCCGTCGGGCGCGTTGTGCTCCAGGTACACCGCGGGCACGTCCCGGCCGGGGCGGCGCCCGCCGAGCCAGCGTTCGGCCAGCGCCGCCTCGTGCGGCCGCTGGAGAAGGACCAGGTCGACAGGCGTGTCGCCGAGTTCCTCGGGGGTGATTTCGCGTACGGAGGCGGGCCAGGTGAAGGTGCGGGCCCGTCCGAGGCCGTCCGGGCCGCGGTCGGGGGTGACGGGGACGAGGTAGGTGTGCGGGCCCTGGACGAACGCGGTGGTCCAGGAGCCGTGCACGTGCCACAGCAGGATGTTCATACGGCCGCTCCTCGTTCGGTCTGTTCTCCCCGGTCCGCCGGGCGGTCCGTGAGGGCCGCCACGGCGGCGAGCACCTCGGCGTCGCCGATGCCGTCGAGGCAGGGGTGCCCCGGCACCGGGCAGTGCCGGGCCCGGGTCTCCGCGCACGCGGCCTGCGGGTCACCGAGCAGGACGTGCGGTATGCCGTAGGGGGCCCAGCGGTCGGCGGGTACGACCGGCGCGAAGAGGCTGACGACGGGTGTGCCCACGGCGGCGGCGAGATGCGCCGGGCCGGTGTTGCCGGCGACCACGGCCCGGGCCGCGGCCAGGACTCCGGCCAGCTGCGGCAGATCGGTGGCACCGCCGAGGTCCAGGGCGTGCCGCCCGGCGACCCGTGCGGTCAGCTCACGCTCGGCGCGCCCGCCCGTGACGACCACACGGTGCCCCGCCGCGGACAGCGCGGCGACGGCCCGTGCCGCCCGGCCCGCGGTCCAGGCCCGTGCGGGCACGGCCGCGCCGGGGTGGAGGACGACGTACGGTTCGGGGCCCGTGAGGTGGGTGGTGTGCGGCGGCGGAAGGACGCGCAGCCGGCCGTCGTCGCCGGGTGGGAGCGGGAAACCCGCGGCGTGGGCCAGGTCGAGGGCGGCCAGGGCCTCGTGACGGTGGGGCCCTCTGCGGTGCCGCAGGTCGAGGAGCGCGCCCGGGTAGTCCTCGCAGTCGGCGGCGGTCCGTCCGATCCCGGCCAGCTTCAGCAGCAGGGCGACCGGCAGCGGGCTCTGGTGGTACGACACCAGCACGAGCGCCCGGTCGAAGCGGCCCGCCGTGAGCGTCTCCATCAGCTGCCGGGTGGCCGCCCGGGTGACCGGCGGCGGCTCGAGACCGACCCAGGGGGCGTCGTAGGTCAGCACGTCGTCGACGCCGGGCAGCATCCGCCCGGCCGGGGCGCCCTGGGGTCCGCAGAGCAGCGCGGTATAGGAGGATCCGGCGGCGACGGCCCGTACGGCGGGTCCTGCGAGGAGCACGTCTCCGGAGCTGTCGAGGCGGACCACGAGGGTGCGGGGAAGGCGGGTGGGGGTCATCGCGGCTCCCGTGCCTGCACAGCCGGGCCGAGGACGAGACGCACGGCCGTCGGCAGGTCCGGTGCCGTGACCTCGGCATCCCCGGCCTCCTCGGCCCGGGTGACGGCCGTGGGAACCAGCACCCCGCGGGCCCCCGCCGCACGCGCGGCCGCCATGTCCGCTCCG
This is a stretch of genomic DNA from Streptomyces hawaiiensis. It encodes these proteins:
- a CDS encoding glycosyltransferase family 9 protein, whose product is MTPTRLPRTLVVRLDSSGDVLLAGPAVRAVAAGSSYTALLCGPQGAPAGRMLPGVDDVLTYDAPWVGLEPPPVTRAATRQLMETLTAGRFDRALVLVSYHQSPLPVALLLKLAGIGRTAADCEDYPGALLDLRHRRGPHRHEALAALDLAHAAGFPLPPGDDGRLRVLPPPHTTHLTGPEPYVVLHPGAAVPARAWTAGRAARAVAALSAAGHRVVVTGGRAERELTARVAGRHALDLGGATDLPQLAGVLAAARAVVAGNTGPAHLAAAVGTPVVSLFAPVVPADRWAPYGIPHVLLGDPQAACAETRARHCPVPGHPCLDGIGDAEVLAAVAALTDRPADRGEQTERGAAV